The Streptomyces achromogenes genome window below encodes:
- a CDS encoding alpha/beta fold hydrolase: MSARRDLTAVSADGTSLHVEVHGPEGAPAVVLAHGWTCSTAFWTDQIRDLAADHRVIAYDQRGHGRTPASPVCSTDMLADDLEAVLTATLARGEKAVIAGHSMGGMTVFAAATRDAFREHAAAVLLCSTGASGLVAESTVLPLRPGRLRTWLTGHVLGSRAPLGPVTPVAKRILKYATMGSGSAPHMVDACARIVHACPRRVRHAWSHVLSLLDLDHRVRELSVPTALIVGTGDRLTPPVHAHRIAAALPHCLGVTELPGLGHMTPVEAPELVTGRIRQLVTTYSQLKEGA; the protein is encoded by the coding sequence GTGAGCGCCCGCCGCGACCTGACCGCGGTCTCCGCCGACGGCACGTCCCTGCATGTCGAGGTGCACGGCCCGGAGGGCGCGCCCGCGGTCGTCCTCGCGCACGGCTGGACCTGTTCGACCGCGTTCTGGACGGACCAGATCCGGGACCTCGCCGCCGACCACCGGGTCATCGCCTACGACCAGCGCGGCCACGGCCGCACCCCGGCGAGCCCGGTGTGCAGCACGGACATGCTGGCCGACGACCTGGAGGCGGTGCTCACCGCGACGCTCGCGCGCGGCGAGAAGGCCGTGATCGCCGGGCACTCGATGGGCGGCATGACGGTTTTCGCGGCGGCCACCAGGGACGCCTTCAGGGAGCATGCGGCGGCGGTCCTGCTGTGCAGCACCGGCGCCTCGGGGCTGGTCGCCGAGTCCACCGTGCTGCCCCTGCGGCCCGGCCGGCTGCGGACCTGGCTGACCGGACACGTCCTCGGCTCGAGGGCGCCCCTCGGACCGGTCACGCCCGTCGCGAAGCGGATCCTCAAGTACGCCACGATGGGCTCCGGTTCCGCCCCGCACATGGTGGACGCGTGCGCCCGCATCGTGCACGCCTGTCCGCGCAGGGTGCGCCACGCCTGGTCGCACGTGCTGAGCCTGCTCGACCTCGACCACCGGGTACGGGAGTTGAGTGTGCCGACGGCGCTGATCGTCGGCACCGGCGACCGGCTCACCCCGCCGGTGCACGCCCACCGGATCGCCGCGGCGCTGCCGCACTGTCTCGGCGTCACCGAACTGCCCGGCCTCGGCCATATGACGCCGGTCGAGGCGCCCGAGCTGGTCACCGGCCGGATCAGGCAACTCGTCACCACTTACTCGCAGTTGAAGGAGGGCGCATGA